In Desulfovibrio sp. 86, the following proteins share a genomic window:
- a CDS encoding ATP-binding cassette domain-containing protein, translating to MAFLSMQGVTLNLGGKPLLDAADFSVETGERLCLIGRNGAGKSSLLALLGGQMQPDSGIIIRPGTQIGQMPQDVPEDWQGSVFSLVAAALGDEGKALAAAHAGTGLDAGMTDSAEEANPAPFDGSAATGQEADLHLGSDWERYGEVLAVINHLELDPDAEFASLSGGTKRRVALARALICSEDLILDEPTNHLDLATITWLENFLLRKARTLIFVSHDRAFSRRLATRVVEIDRGKLHSYSCGFDRYPERREERLAAEERAFALFDKKLAQEEAWIRQGIKARRTRNMGRVRALEALRVERAERRDRQGNVSMAAQEAGRSGKLVIEADNVTFAYPGKTPLFSEFSTIIQRGDRVGLIGDNGTGKTTLLRVLLGELAPTNGTVCLGTHLQISYFDQLRESLDPEESVMDSVAEGNDVVTVGGNTRHVAGYLQDFLFTPDRLRLPVKALSGGERNRLLLAKLFTRPSNLLVLDEPTNDLDVETLELLEELLSEYSGTVLIVSHDRSFLDNLVTSVIALEGDGKAHEYVGAYTDWLRQRATPAQDKKSDEKNGRTGQQAGPQAYQQAGQQPGQQQPSDRPRRRNFKEQREFDLLTKELEALPERMDALEQEQDRLETALADPELFTRDPAAFTRTTDRLAALEEEQTELLLRWEAVERRLEELG from the coding sequence TTGGCATTTTTGAGCATGCAGGGCGTGACCCTGAACCTCGGCGGCAAGCCGCTGCTGGACGCGGCGGATTTTTCCGTTGAAACCGGCGAGCGGCTTTGCCTCATCGGCCGCAACGGCGCGGGCAAATCCTCGCTGCTGGCGCTTCTTGGCGGGCAGATGCAGCCGGATTCGGGCATCATCATCCGCCCCGGAACCCAGATCGGGCAAATGCCCCAGGACGTGCCCGAAGACTGGCAAGGCTCCGTATTTTCCCTGGTGGCCGCCGCCCTTGGCGACGAAGGCAAGGCCCTTGCCGCCGCCCACGCCGGAACGGGTCTTGACGCTGGCATGACCGACAGCGCGGAGGAGGCCAATCCCGCGCCTTTTGACGGCAGCGCCGCCACCGGGCAGGAGGCCGACCTTCACCTCGGATCAGACTGGGAGCGCTACGGCGAAGTCCTTGCGGTCATCAACCATCTGGAACTGGACCCGGATGCCGAGTTCGCCTCACTTTCCGGCGGAACGAAGCGGCGTGTGGCCCTGGCGCGGGCGCTCATCTGCTCTGAAGACCTTATTCTGGACGAGCCGACCAACCACCTTGATCTGGCCACCATAACATGGCTGGAAAACTTTCTGCTGCGCAAGGCCCGCACCCTGATTTTCGTCAGCCATGACCGGGCTTTTTCCCGGCGGCTCGCCACGCGGGTGGTGGAGATCGACAGGGGCAAGCTGCACAGCTATTCCTGCGGCTTCGACCGCTATCCCGAACGCCGTGAAGAACGCCTGGCCGCCGAAGAACGCGCCTTTGCGCTTTTTGACAAAAAACTCGCCCAGGAAGAGGCGTGGATACGTCAGGGCATCAAGGCCCGCCGCACGCGCAACATGGGCCGGGTGCGCGCCCTTGAGGCACTGCGGGTCGAGCGCGCCGAGCGGCGCGACAGACAGGGCAACGTGAGTATGGCCGCGCAGGAGGCCGGACGTTCGGGCAAGCTTGTCATCGAGGCGGACAACGTCACCTTTGCCTACCCCGGCAAGACGCCGCTTTTCAGCGAATTTTCCACCATCATCCAGCGCGGCGACCGCGTGGGCCTCATCGGCGACAACGGCACCGGCAAAACCACCCTGCTGCGCGTACTGCTTGGCGAACTGGCCCCGACAAATGGCACGGTGTGCCTTGGCACCCATTTGCAGATCAGCTATTTTGACCAGCTTCGCGAAAGTCTGGACCCGGAAGAAAGCGTCATGGACAGCGTGGCGGAAGGCAACGATGTGGTGACCGTGGGCGGCAACACGCGCCATGTGGCCGGATATCTACAGGATTTTCTCTTTACCCCGGATCGCCTGCGCCTGCCGGTCAAGGCGCTGTCCGGCGGCGAGCGCAACCGCCTGCTGCTGGCAAAGCTTTTTACCCGGCCTTCCAATCTGCTGGTGCTGGACGAACCCACCAACGATCTGGACGTGGAAACGCTGGAACTTCTTGAAGAACTGCTGTCGGAGTATTCGGGCACCGTGCTTATCGTCAGCCATGACCGGAGCTTTCTGGACAATCTCGTCACCAGCGTCATCGCGCTCGAAGGCGACGGCAAGGCGCACGAATACGTTGGCGCGTATACGGACTGGCTGCGCCAGCGCGCTACCCCGGCGCAGGACAAAAAGTCCGATGAAAAAAACGGCAGGACAGGCCAACAGGCTGGCCCCCAGGCATATCAGCAGGCTGGTCAGCAGCCGGGCCAGCAACAGCCGTCCGACAGACCCCGCCGCCGCAATTTCAAGGAACAGCGGGAATTCGACCTGCTGACCAAAGAACTGGAAGCCCTGCCGGAGCGCATGGACGCGCTGGAGCAGGAGCAGGATCGCCTTGAGACGGCCCTGGCAGACCCGGAGCTTTTCACCAGGGACCCGGCGGCCTTTACCCGCACAACCGATCGCCTGGCCGCGCTGGAAGAAGAACAGACGGAACTGCTGTTGCGCTGGGAAGCAGTGGAGCGAAGGCTGGAAGAACTCGGCTAG